One Vibrio neonatus genomic window carries:
- a CDS encoding ABC transporter ATP-binding protein produces the protein MYALEIDNLRKTYKGGFEALKGVSLRVQQGDFYALLGPNGAGKSTTIGIISSLVNKTSGDVSVFGHNLSQDLELAKQYLGLVPQEFNFNMFETVEQIVMQQAGYYGVSRSEAKERAQKYLTQLDLWEKRHERARSLSGGMKRRLMIVRALMHEPKLLILDEPTAGVDIELRRSMWEFLQKINKEGITIILTTHYLEEAEMLCRNIGIINRGELIEDTSMKSLLNKLQVETFILDLEEGAQPGILEGVENQNLVNGSLEIELKKEEGLNHVFSQLSDAGIKVLSMRNKANRLEELFVTIVRDQTKEQQ, from the coding sequence ATGTATGCATTAGAAATAGATAATCTACGTAAAACTTACAAAGGTGGCTTTGAAGCACTCAAGGGAGTCTCTCTTCGTGTGCAACAAGGTGATTTTTATGCTCTGCTTGGGCCAAATGGCGCAGGTAAGTCTACGACGATCGGTATTATTTCATCACTGGTGAATAAAACATCAGGGGATGTCTCTGTATTTGGTCATAATTTAAGTCAAGATTTAGAGTTAGCCAAGCAGTATTTAGGCTTAGTTCCGCAAGAATTTAATTTCAACATGTTTGAGACCGTAGAGCAGATAGTTATGCAGCAAGCAGGCTACTACGGCGTCTCTAGAAGCGAAGCAAAAGAAAGGGCACAGAAGTACCTAACTCAGCTTGATCTATGGGAGAAACGCCATGAGAGAGCCCGTAGTCTATCTGGCGGCATGAAGCGCAGATTGATGATTGTGCGTGCGTTAATGCATGAACCAAAGCTACTGATCCTTGATGAACCCACTGCTGGAGTTGATATTGAACTGCGACGTTCCATGTGGGAGTTCTTGCAAAAGATCAATAAAGAAGGCATCACCATTATCCTGACGACTCACTATCTTGAAGAAGCTGAAATGCTGTGTCGCAATATCGGTATTATTAATCGCGGTGAGTTGATTGAAGATACCAGTATGAAAAGCCTATTGAACAAACTGCAGGTAGAAACCTTTATTCTCGATCTAGAGGAAGGGGCGCAACCTGGAATACTAGAAGGTGTCGAGAATCAAAATCTAGTCAATGGTTCGCTTGAAATAGAATTAAAGAAAGAAGAAGGGCTTAACCATGTATTTTCTCAGTTGAGTGATGCAGGTATCAAAGTGCTTTCAATGCGCAATAAGGCTAATCGTTTAGAAGAACTGTTTGTCACTATCGTTCGAGATCAAACTAAGGAACAACAATAA
- a CDS encoding ABC transporter permease, producing the protein MYAVYWTAFKSLLRKEINRFTRIWVQTLVPPAITMTLYFIIFGNLIGSRIGQMNGFSYMEYIVPGLIMMSVITNSYSNVASSFFSAKFQKNIEELLVAPVPTYVIIAGFVMGGVVRGLLVGSIVTLVSLFFVDLNVHHWGLIIATVFLTSVVFSLGGLINAVFAGTFDDISIIPTFILTPLTYLGGVFYSINLLPDFWQAVSKINPIVYMVNAFRYGFLGVSDVGIVSSFTVLIIFVAVLFAIAYRLVDKGIGLRS; encoded by the coding sequence ATGTACGCGGTATATTGGACAGCATTTAAAAGCTTGCTAAGAAAAGAGATCAACCGATTCACCCGTATTTGGGTGCAAACATTAGTCCCGCCAGCAATTACTATGACTCTCTATTTTATCATTTTCGGCAATCTAATCGGTTCTCGAATTGGTCAAATGAACGGCTTTAGCTACATGGAATATATCGTACCAGGCCTTATTATGATGAGTGTAATTACCAACTCTTATTCTAATGTGGCTTCTTCATTCTTTAGTGCTAAATTCCAAAAAAACATTGAAGAACTATTGGTAGCCCCTGTACCTACCTATGTCATCATCGCAGGTTTTGTTATGGGCGGCGTAGTGCGAGGCTTGTTGGTGGGCAGTATAGTGACGTTAGTGTCCCTATTTTTTGTTGATCTGAATGTGCATCATTGGGGTCTTATCATTGCCACCGTATTTTTGACCTCAGTAGTGTTCTCTCTGGGCGGTTTAATCAATGCTGTTTTTGCCGGTACATTTGATGATATTTCAATTATCCCGACCTTTATATTGACGCCTCTTACCTACCTTGGCGGTGTCTTTTATTCAATTAATCTACTCCCCGATTTTTGGCAAGCAGTCTCAAAGATCAACCCAATTGTGTATATGGTAAATGCTTTCCGTTATGGCTTCTTAGGGGTGTCAGATGTGGGGATTGTAAGCTCATTTACAGTGCTGATTATTTTCGTGGCTGTGCTTTTTGCCATTGCTTATCGATTGGTAGATAAAGGCATTGGCTTAAGAAGCTAA
- a CDS encoding YadA-like family protein has translation MRKLTLVAAAVSAIISTGVLANDSVQGNQVGDQSSSITVLSHSKKINAVQTTPQVSTYLTATRKSKMQQPTPVPQVTPQTIAQTANLRSEKNEDNIQAHADMIDQNNAGINTVASAVQAHADMIDQNNAGINTVASAVQAHADMIDQNNAGINTVASAVQAHAGMIDQNNADINTVASAVQAHADMIDQNNADINTVASAVQAHADMIDQNNADIYTVAGAVQAHADMIDQNNADINTVASAVQAHADMIDQNNADINTVASAVQAHADMIDQNNADINTVASAVQAHADMIDQNNADINTVASAVQAHADMIDQNNADINTVATTVQAHADMIDQNSADINTVATAVQAHADMIDQNNADINTVATVVQSHSDMIDQNSNDIQKVASTVNDDHQTMLQNTGLAHNAEVKAEANAQTIDETQQVVHQNTQVAQTASVRSVHNAQGIVGNSQAIASNGHSIATNAQVIDENTQLAHSVDVRSTHNAQGIIGNSQAIVSNGHSIVANTQAIDTNTQGIETNTKAIDSNTQLVKTVDARSTTNTQHITANTQTIAATQKVVHSNTQLAQAVDARSTTNAQHITANTQTITSNTHHITSNTSRIDSNAYAIDQNTQSIEQNSQDIKGLRADLEQQAKIMDGAMAQGIAASSLVMPYNVGKISTTVALGHSGDANAIAGGVGIRFTENFTARSNLAYDTGSEQVSIGAGVGYEW, from the coding sequence ATGAGAAAATTAACTTTAGTGGCTGCAGCCGTATCTGCAATTATTTCAACTGGTGTATTGGCAAATGACTCTGTTCAAGGCAATCAAGTTGGGGATCAATCAAGTTCAATCACTGTTTTATCACACAGTAAAAAAATCAACGCTGTACAAACTACTCCACAAGTTAGTACTTATTTGACTGCTACACGAAAATCAAAAATGCAGCAACCGACTCCAGTACCACAAGTTACACCGCAAACTATTGCCCAGACTGCTAATTTACGTTCAGAAAAAAATGAGGATAATATTCAAGCGCATGCAGATATGATTGATCAGAACAATGCGGGTATAAATACAGTTGCAAGTGCGGTTCAAGCGCATGCAGATATGATTGATCAGAACAATGCGGGTATAAATACAGTTGCAAGTGCGGTTCAAGCGCATGCAGATATGATTGATCAGAACAACGCGGGTATAAATACAGTTGCAAGTGCGGTTCAAGCGCATGCAGGTATGATTGATCAGAACAATGCAGACATTAATACAGTTGCAAGTGCGGTTCAAGCACATGCAGATATGATTGACCAGAACAATGCAGATATAAATACAGTCGCAAGTGCGGTTCAAGCGCATGCAGATATGATTGATCAGAATAATGCAGATATTTATACAGTCGCAGGTGCGGTTCAAGCACATGCAGATATGATTGATCAGAACAATGCAGATATAAATACAGTCGCAAGTGCGGTTCAAGCGCATGCAGATATGATTGATCAGAATAATGCAGATATAAATACAGTCGCAAGTGCGGTTCAAGCACATGCAGATATGATTGATCAGAACAATGCAGATATAAATACAGTCGCAAGTGCGGTTCAAGCGCATGCAGATATGATTGATCAGAATAATGCAGATATAAATACGGTAGCAAGTGCGGTTCAAGCACATGCAGATATGATTGATCAGAATAATGCAGATATAAATACGGTAGCAACCACGGTTCAAGCACATGCAGATATGATTGACCAGAACAGCGCAGATATAAATACGGTCGCAACTGCGGTTCAAGCACATGCAGATATGATTGATCAGAACAATGCAGATATAAATACAGTAGCAACTGTAGTCCAATCACATAGTGATATGATTGATCAAAACAGTAATGATATTCAAAAAGTAGCTTCTACAGTTAATGATGATCACCAAACAATGCTACAAAATACAGGTTTAGCACATAATGCAGAAGTTAAAGCTGAAGCAAATGCCCAAACCATCGATGAAACTCAACAAGTTGTTCATCAGAATACTCAAGTAGCTCAAACAGCAAGCGTACGTTCAGTACATAATGCACAAGGTATTGTTGGTAACTCGCAAGCAATTGCTTCAAATGGCCATAGTATTGCTACAAATGCCCAAGTAATAGATGAAAACACACAATTAGCTCATTCAGTAGATGTACGTTCGACTCATAATGCGCAAGGTATTATTGGTAACTCACAAGCTATTGTTTCAAATGGACATAGTATAGTAGCCAATACACAAGCTATTGATACTAATACTCAAGGTATAGAAACCAATACCAAAGCAATTGATTCAAATACTCAATTAGTTAAAACAGTAGATGCTCGTTCAACAACGAATACACAACATATTACTGCCAATACACAAACTATTGCTGCGACACAAAAAGTGGTTCATTCAAACACTCAATTAGCTCAAGCAGTGGACGCTCGTTCAACAACGAACGCACAGCACATTACAGCTAATACACAAACTATTACTAGTAACACGCACCACATTACTAGCAACACATCACGTATAGATAGCAATGCATACGCCATTGACCAAAATACACAAAGTATTGAACAAAACAGCCAAGACATTAAAGGCTTACGTGCTGATTTAGAACAACAAGCTAAAATTATGGACGGTGCAATGGCGCAAGGTATTGCAGCAAGTTCATTAGTTATGCCTTACAACGTTGGTAAAATTAGTACAACTGTTGCGCTAGGTCACTCTGGTGATGCAAATGCGATTGCTGGTGGTGTTGGTATCCGCTTTACTGAAAACTTCACTGCTCGTTCTAATCTTGCATACGATACTGGTTCTGAACAAGTTTCAATCGGTGCTGGTGTTGGCTACGAATGGTAA